In the Nitrospirales bacterium LBB_01 genome, one interval contains:
- a CDS encoding N-6 DNA methylase, whose translation MVNERKTEGIVRSHFEKFRDHIEIEEQSSDNPKIDKLLKTASKKGSGKGFPEFIITLKENSDLLIVIECKADLTKHESLNRDQYSEYAVDGALLYASYLSKEFDVLAIAVSGQTIQQLKVSHFLQLKGSKKAIPFFGDKLLSANDYLDGYLKSDEKLIQDYNILLDFTKKLNDTLHSHKISEKYRSLLISCILIALGNKPFRSSYNLYGATNTKELADTLVDTVIRELKNANIKSDNLDNLKIQFGFIRTDTSLSTKKDVLKTLIEDIDKNINSFIKTHEYFDVLGQLYIEFLRYANSDKGLGIVLTPPHITELFAELAQVNDNSIVYDNCTGTGGFLISAMKKMIEGVKGESDTIDRIKKEQLIGVEYGADIFALAVSNMYIHQDGKTNIINGDCFDDTIIREIQNRKPNVGLLNPPYKADKKKDIDELEYVLNNMKCLVDGAKCINIVPMQSALAQSGKVYELKINLLKRHTLEAVLSMPNELFFNSNVGVVSCVMIFTAHRPHPKNKETYFGYYKDDGFVKRKNQGRVDVYRKWKDIKEKWVTYYINRKTEPGFSVNRVVTAQDEWCAEAYMETDYSNLSKQDFIRTIKEYVLFKELYLNNYETDNNS comes from the coding sequence ATGGTTAACGAAAGAAAAACAGAGGGGATAGTTCGTTCTCACTTTGAAAAATTCAGAGACCATATTGAAATTGAAGAGCAAAGCTCGGATAATCCCAAAATAGACAAACTATTAAAGACAGCATCTAAAAAAGGAAGCGGCAAGGGATTTCCTGAATTTATAATTACACTAAAAGAAAACTCTGATTTGCTTATAGTTATTGAGTGTAAAGCTGATTTAACTAAACATGAAAGCCTAAATAGAGACCAATATTCTGAATATGCCGTTGACGGAGCATTGCTATATGCTTCTTATCTTTCAAAAGAATTTGATGTTTTAGCTATTGCAGTAAGTGGACAAACAATTCAACAGCTTAAAGTTTCTCATTTTTTGCAATTAAAAGGCAGTAAAAAAGCAATCCCTTTTTTTGGTGATAAATTGCTCTCAGCAAATGATTACTTAGATGGTTATTTGAAAAGCGATGAAAAATTAATTCAAGATTATAACATCCTCTTAGATTTCACAAAAAAGCTAAACGACACTTTGCACTCTCATAAAATTTCAGAGAAATATCGAAGTCTATTAATAAGCTGTATTCTGATAGCATTAGGAAATAAGCCATTTAGATCTTCTTATAACTTATATGGTGCAACAAATACTAAAGAATTAGCTGATACCCTTGTTGATACAGTAATTCGAGAATTAAAAAATGCTAACATTAAAAGCGATAATCTTGACAATTTAAAAATCCAGTTTGGTTTCATTAGAACAGATACATCTCTTTCTACAAAAAAAGACGTACTAAAAACACTAATTGAAGATATTGACAAAAACATTAATTCATTTATAAAAACCCATGAATATTTTGATGTTCTCGGTCAGTTATATATTGAGTTCCTCCGATATGCCAATAGTGACAAGGGATTAGGGATAGTCCTTACACCTCCTCATATTACAGAGTTATTTGCTGAATTAGCACAAGTAAATGACAATAGTATAGTTTACGATAACTGCACTGGAACAGGCGGTTTCTTAATTAGTGCAATGAAAAAAATGATTGAGGGTGTAAAAGGAGAAAGTGATACTATTGACAGAATAAAAAAAGAGCAGTTAATAGGCGTGGAATATGGCGCAGATATTTTTGCATTGGCTGTATCAAATATGTATATTCACCAGGATGGGAAAACCAACATTATAAATGGTGATTGCTTTGATGACACCATTATCAGAGAAATTCAAAACAGGAAACCAAATGTTGGATTATTAAACCCTCCATATAAAGCAGATAAGAAAAAAGACATCGATGAACTTGAATATGTTTTAAACAATATGAAATGCTTAGTTGATGGGGCTAAATGTATAAACATTGTACCAATGCAAAGCGCATTAGCACAAAGCGGTAAAGTATATGAACTAAAAATAAATCTGCTAAAACGTCATACCTTAGAAGCTGTTTTATCTATGCCGAATGAATTGTTTTTTAATTCAAATGTTGGAGTTGTCTCTTGTGTCATGATTTTTACGGCGCACAGACCCCACCCTAAAAATAAAGAGACTTATTTTGGCTATTACAAAGACGATGGGTTTGTAAAGCGAAAAAACCAAGGTAGAGTTGATGTTTATAGAAAATGGAAAGATATAAAAGAAAAATGGGTAACGTACTATATAAATAGAAAAACAGAACCAGGGTTTAGTGTCAATAGGGTTGTAACAGCACAGGATGAATGGTGTGCTGAGGCATATATGGAAACGGATTATAGCAACTTATCCAAGCAAGATTTTATAAGAACTATCAAAGAGTATGTTTTATTTAAGGAGTTATATCTAAACAACTATGAAACTGACAACAATTCATAA
- the rpsT gene encoding 30S ribosomal protein S20, which yields MAARSRPKKSKSVKKRARQALKRQLINKMTVSRLRTLARKVQESIASNKKDEAQKQLIEAESAFFKAASKGIIHRNTSSRKISRLASKVAKLA from the coding sequence ATGGCAGCAAGATCAAGACCCAAGAAAAGTAAGTCGGTAAAAAAGAGAGCAAGGCAGGCGCTGAAGCGTCAGCTTATTAACAAGATGACAGTAAGCAGACTTCGTACCCTTGCCAGGAAGGTGCAGGAATCTATAGCTTCAAACAAAAAAGATGAAGCTCAAAAGCAGTTGATTGAGGCAGAGAGCGCTTTTTTCAAAGCAGCCTCTAAGGGGATTATTCACAGAAATACGTCATCGCGTAAGATTTCGCGGTTGGCCTCAAAGGTTGCTAAACTGGCTTAA
- a CDS encoding ferredoxin gives MKRRIKLTFPPDLIKEPVVFMVARQFDITPNIRRARITDTVGEMVLEIDGTDELIDKAVAALREKGVEVELVEGDVLQ, from the coding sequence ATGAAAAGACGTATAAAATTAACATTTCCCCCGGACCTGATAAAGGAGCCGGTCGTTTTTATGGTAGCCAGGCAGTTTGATATTACGCCAAACATCCGAAGGGCAAGGATTACCGATACTGTTGGTGAAATGGTCCTTGAGATAGACGGCACAGATGAACTTATTGATAAAGCAGTTGCAGCGCTCAGGGAAAAGGGTGTTGAAGTTGAGCTTGTAGAGGGAGACGTTTTACAGTAA
- a CDS encoding threonine synthase → MGFVSGLKCRECGREYQIDPIYVCEFCFGPLEAVYDYPKIKKALNRKKILQRPTNLWRYRELLPIDGDPQVGLDSGFTPLVEAKNLGKALGLKSLYIKDDTVVHPTLSFKDRVVAVALTKAKEFGFDTVACASTGNLAHSVSAHGAKAGFKRFIFIPGSLEASKIVASLVYEPNLLAVDGNYDDVNRLCSEIANKYKWAFVNINIRPFYAEGSKTLGFEIIEQLNWTAPDNVIVPCASGSLLTKVWKSFKEFHEIGILKKLETRVFAAQAEGCSPIVTAINNHTDAIRPVKPNTIAKSLAIGNPADGYYALKITQETRGGGAAVTDQEIIDGIKLLAKTEGIFAETAGGVTVAAAKKLAAQGVIGKNETTVICVTGNGLKTQEALNGHMGAPHHIAPNMKAFEDVLKKIQKI, encoded by the coding sequence ATGGGTTTTGTTTCAGGGTTAAAGTGTCGTGAGTGCGGTAGGGAATATCAGATAGATCCCATATATGTTTGTGAGTTTTGTTTTGGGCCTCTTGAGGCCGTGTATGACTATCCTAAAATAAAAAAAGCGTTAAATCGCAAAAAAATACTGCAAAGACCCACAAATCTGTGGCGATACAGGGAACTACTGCCTATTGACGGCGACCCGCAAGTCGGGCTTGACTCTGGGTTTACTCCGCTTGTTGAGGCTAAAAATTTGGGTAAAGCGCTGGGGCTAAAGTCCCTCTATATAAAAGACGATACTGTCGTTCATCCAACCCTCTCTTTTAAAGACAGAGTGGTTGCTGTGGCTCTCACTAAGGCAAAAGAGTTTGGATTTGACACCGTTGCCTGCGCCTCAACCGGAAATCTTGCTCATTCCGTATCAGCGCATGGCGCAAAGGCCGGATTTAAACGTTTTATATTTATCCCGGGCTCTCTTGAGGCAAGCAAAATTGTGGCGTCTCTGGTCTATGAGCCTAACCTGCTAGCGGTTGACGGTAACTACGACGACGTTAACAGGCTGTGCAGCGAAATTGCCAACAAATACAAATGGGCATTTGTCAATATAAACATAAGACCGTTTTATGCCGAGGGATCAAAAACTCTCGGGTTTGAAATCATAGAGCAGCTTAACTGGACTGCTCCCGATAACGTGATAGTACCGTGTGCCAGCGGCTCCCTTCTTACAAAGGTGTGGAAGAGTTTTAAGGAGTTTCATGAAATAGGAATTCTTAAAAAACTTGAGACTCGTGTGTTTGCCGCTCAAGCTGAGGGTTGCAGCCCAATAGTGACAGCCATTAATAACCACACAGACGCTATCAGACCGGTTAAACCCAACACGATAGCCAAATCACTGGCAATAGGCAATCCTGCGGATGGCTACTATGCGCTTAAAATTACACAGGAGACGCGCGGAGGCGGCGCCGCTGTGACCGATCAGGAAATCATAGACGGCATTAAACTTTTGGCTAAAACCGAAGGAATTTTTGCCGAAACCGCGGGCGGCGTAACTGTGGCAGCTGCTAAAAAACTTGCGGCACAAGGTGTTATCGGAAAAAATGAAACCACTGTAATATGTGTAACCGGTAACGGACTTAAGACCCAGGAGGCGTTAAACGGTCACATGGGAGCACCGCACCACATAGCTCCAAACATGAAAGCTTTTGAAGACGTGCTAAAGAAAATTCAAAAAATATAA
- a CDS encoding aspartate kinase has translation MLIVQKYGGTSVGSKERIQAVAERAVRTKREGHDVVLIVSAMSGETDRLINLAQEINPNPSTRDMDMLLSSGERISAALTAIAIEALGERSVSLSGRQTGIVTTSEHTRAKIEKVDAMRVLVALKEGRIPVIAGFQGVTNEGEDVTTLGRGGSDLSAVAVSAAIKADLCEIYTDVDGVYTTDPNVVKNARKLVKISYDEMLELASLGAKVLQTRSVEYAKKYDVPVVVRSSFNDVPGTLVIKEDSEMEKVVVSGVAYDKNQVKLTVRGVPDRPGIASTLFTSIADAGIVVDMIVQNISTDSKAADISFTVPKTDSKAAQAITEKVAGELKAEGVVLNDNISKISIIGAGMRTHSGAAAKMFQTLSSNNINIMMISTSEIKISCVIDAKYTELAVRELHDAFELAIA, from the coding sequence ATGTTAATAGTGCAAAAGTATGGGGGCACGTCGGTTGGCAGCAAAGAGCGAATCCAGGCTGTAGCCGAGCGTGCGGTTAGAACAAAGCGAGAGGGGCATGATGTTGTGCTTATTGTGTCAGCGATGTCGGGTGAGACTGATAGATTGATAAATCTGGCACAGGAGATAAACCCTAATCCCTCAACCCGTGATATGGATATGCTGCTCTCTAGCGGAGAGCGGATAAGCGCCGCTCTAACGGCTATAGCGATTGAAGCGCTTGGGGAGAGGTCAGTATCGCTTTCCGGCAGACAGACCGGGATTGTTACAACCAGTGAACACACGCGGGCAAAGATTGAAAAAGTAGATGCAATGCGAGTATTAGTGGCTCTGAAAGAGGGACGGATACCGGTAATCGCAGGATTTCAGGGGGTTACAAATGAGGGTGAGGATGTGACCACTCTTGGGCGCGGCGGCTCTGACCTTAGCGCCGTGGCAGTCAGCGCCGCTATCAAAGCCGATTTGTGTGAGATATACACCGATGTGGACGGGGTTTATACGACAGACCCAAACGTTGTTAAAAACGCTCGGAAACTTGTCAAAATCTCATATGATGAGATGCTTGAGCTGGCAAGTTTGGGAGCTAAGGTGCTTCAGACAAGGTCTGTGGAATATGCTAAGAAATACGATGTGCCGGTGGTGGTGCGGTCAAGTTTTAATGATGTGCCCGGCACCTTAGTGATAAAGGAGGACAGTGAGATGGAAAAAGTGGTGGTCAGTGGTGTGGCCTATGATAAAAATCAGGTAAAGCTAACGGTGCGCGGCGTTCCGGATAGACCGGGAATAGCGTCAACACTGTTTACAAGCATAGCAGATGCGGGTATCGTGGTTGATATGATAGTGCAAAACATTAGCACAGACAGCAAAGCCGCCGATATTTCCTTCACTGTGCCTAAAACTGACTCAAAAGCAGCACAGGCTATAACCGAGAAAGTAGCAGGAGAGCTTAAAGCGGAAGGGGTTGTCTTAAATGATAACATTTCTAAAATTTCGATAATAGGGGCCGGCATGAGAACCCACTCTGGGGCAGCCGCAAAAATGTTTCAAACCCTTTCTTCAAACAACATAAACATCATGATGATAAGCACATCTGAGATAAAAATATCCTGCGTGATAGATGCCAAATACACTGAGCTTGCCGTGCGAGAGCTGCACGATGCTTTTGAGCTAGCTATTGCGTAA
- a CDS encoding cofactor-independent phosphoglycerate mutase, which produces MKYIVLIGDGMADRPIDSIGGLTPLMKAHTPNMDMLAARGTVGGVQTVPASLPPGSDVANLSILGYDPTLYYTGRAPFEALSMGIDLSPTDVAYRCNLVTLKEAGGETIMEDYSSGHITTEEGKALIEAMAKSVSSQSDFKFYPGISYRHLMVWKNGLTDIDCTPPHDITGKPIADFLPKGHKSDVLRNLMTASHDVLKVHAVNVCRARDGKKPATSIWLWGQGKRPAVPLFKEKYKIDGALISAVDLTRGIGVAAGLKIIQVPGITGYLDTNYEGKASYGVEALNDADFIYIHVEAPDEAGHTGNLNDKIRAIEDFDKYIVGGVFNKLVGRHDFRLLIMPDHATPICIKTHSREPVPFIIYDSTKEMKSQVKSYDENIIAASGSMTITSGHTLMDYFINS; this is translated from the coding sequence ATGAAATACATCGTTCTGATAGGTGACGGGATGGCAGACCGTCCGATTGACTCCATAGGCGGGCTTACGCCACTAATGAAAGCACACACGCCAAACATGGATATGCTTGCCGCACGAGGCACAGTTGGCGGCGTTCAAACCGTGCCTGCAAGTCTGCCGCCAGGCTCTGATGTCGCTAATTTAAGCATATTGGGTTATGACCCCACTCTTTACTACACAGGCAGAGCGCCATTTGAGGCACTAAGTATGGGTATTGATCTAAGTCCAACCGATGTTGCTTACCGCTGTAATTTGGTCACCTTAAAAGAAGCCGGTGGTGAGACCATTATGGAGGACTACAGCTCTGGTCACATTACAACTGAGGAGGGCAAAGCTCTCATTGAAGCGATGGCTAAAAGTGTCTCGTCGCAAAGTGATTTCAAATTTTATCCCGGCATAAGCTACCGTCATCTGATGGTTTGGAAAAACGGATTGACTGACATTGACTGCACACCGCCCCACGATATAACCGGTAAACCTATCGCAGACTTTTTGCCTAAAGGACATAAATCAGACGTTTTAAGAAACCTTATGACGGCATCACATGATGTACTCAAGGTGCACGCTGTAAATGTCTGCAGAGCTCGAGATGGCAAAAAACCCGCTACAAGTATCTGGCTATGGGGACAAGGAAAACGTCCTGCCGTGCCGTTATTTAAGGAAAAATATAAAATTGACGGAGCGCTCATTAGCGCAGTTGATTTAACACGCGGAATCGGGGTTGCGGCTGGTTTAAAGATAATTCAAGTGCCAGGCATTACAGGTTATCTGGATACCAATTACGAGGGCAAGGCAAGCTACGGAGTAGAGGCTCTTAATGACGCCGACTTTATCTATATCCATGTAGAGGCCCCCGATGAGGCCGGACACACCGGAAATCTTAATGATAAAATCCGTGCAATAGAGGATTTTGATAAATATATTGTAGGCGGCGTATTTAATAAACTTGTGGGCAGACATGATTTTAGGTTGTTAATTATGCCGGATCACGCAACTCCAATCTGTATAAAAACCCACAGCCGGGAGCCTGTGCCGTTTATTATCTATGACTCAACAAAGGAAATGAAAAGTCAGGTGAAATCATACGATGAAAATATAATTGCAGCCTCAGGGAGTATGACTATAACCTCTGGGCATACGCTTATGGATTACTTTATAAACAGTTAA
- a CDS encoding MoaD/ThiS family protein: MAVKVRIPTPLQRLTEGKDVVEAGAGTVIGIVTELDSKYPGIAERISEGGKIRRFVNVYVNEEDIRFLSAEETQVKDGDEISIVPAIAGGCPTDPEV; this comes from the coding sequence ATGGCTGTCAAAGTGAGAATCCCAACCCCGCTTCAGAGACTGACTGAGGGGAAAGATGTAGTGGAGGCAGGGGCTGGCACTGTCATAGGCATAGTAACGGAGCTTGACTCAAAGTATCCGGGGATAGCCGAGAGGATTTCCGAGGGCGGTAAAATTCGCCGCTTTGTCAACGTTTATGTTAATGAGGAAGACATTCGCTTTCTATCGGCAGAAGAGACGCAGGTCAAGGATGGGGATGAGATTTCTATCGTTCCAGCAATTGCCGGAGGATGCCCGACTGACCCAGAGGTTTAA
- a CDS encoding threonine synthase produces the protein MPAKLQWNGLIDKYREYLPVTEKTPVITLNEGNTPLIPARNLCKKIGLNADLYFKFDGLNPTGSFKDRGMTVAISKAVEEGCRAVICASTGNTSASAAAFAARAGLSAIVIIPEGKIAMGKLAQAIIHGAAVLQIKGNFDDALNIVKDVVTKYPVTLVNSLNPYRLEGQKTAAFEVCDQMSCAPHYHVLPVGNAGNITAYWNGYNEYKAKGKIHLLPKMVGFQAAGAAPIVLGKPIAKPETVASAIRIGNPASWKRAEAARDESGGLIDSVTDEEILEAYALVAKVEGVFCEPASAATIAGVIKLTKKGYFEKGTSIVCTLTGNGLKDPDTVFKVAKDPLQVWSDMASVEEYIEKLL, from the coding sequence ATGCCTGCAAAGTTACAGTGGAATGGACTAATAGATAAGTACAGGGAGTATCTGCCGGTTACCGAAAAAACCCCTGTCATTACGCTTAATGAGGGAAACACTCCCCTAATACCGGCAAGGAATCTTTGTAAGAAGATAGGTCTCAATGCCGACTTGTATTTTAAATTTGACGGCTTAAATCCTACAGGGTCGTTTAAAGACAGGGGGATGACTGTTGCAATATCTAAAGCCGTTGAGGAGGGCTGCCGCGCTGTTATATGTGCCTCTACCGGTAACACGTCAGCCTCGGCTGCCGCATTTGCTGCAAGGGCAGGACTGAGCGCCATCGTGATTATTCCAGAGGGGAAAATTGCTATGGGAAAACTTGCTCAAGCAATTATTCATGGCGCTGCTGTGCTTCAGATAAAGGGAAACTTTGACGACGCCCTTAATATAGTGAAAGATGTGGTTACCAAGTATCCGGTAACGCTGGTTAATTCGCTAAATCCATACAGGCTTGAAGGGCAAAAGACAGCGGCATTTGAGGTTTGCGACCAGATGTCGTGCGCTCCGCACTATCATGTTTTACCGGTTGGAAACGCAGGCAACATTACTGCTTACTGGAATGGCTACAATGAGTACAAAGCTAAAGGCAAGATACACTTGCTGCCAAAGATGGTTGGGTTTCAGGCGGCAGGGGCGGCTCCCATAGTGCTTGGTAAACCTATAGCAAAGCCGGAGACAGTTGCGTCGGCTATAAGAATCGGTAACCCTGCCAGTTGGAAACGCGCTGAGGCGGCAAGGGATGAGTCAGGCGGTCTTATTGATTCAGTTACGGATGAGGAAATTCTTGAAGCATATGCGCTTGTAGCCAAAGTTGAGGGAGTGTTTTGTGAACCTGCATCTGCTGCCACAATTGCTGGTGTTATAAAACTTACAAAGAAGGGTTATTTTGAAAAAGGTACATCCATTGTGTGCACCCTTACCGGAAATGGACTAAAAGACCCTGACACGGTGTTTAAGGTCGCCAAAGACCCGCTTCAAGTGTGGTCTGATATGGCGTCTGTTGAGGAATATATTGAAAAACTGTTATGA
- a CDS encoding MFS transporter, with the protein MISETKHRFSALYVKEFRHYFLAQAISLSGTWIHQTAAGWLMYSLTKSALYLGLLGMSLSLPILLFTLIGGVLADRFKKRELLILTQALSIIPAAILALLLAFNMIKVWEIIAVSFFLGTINSIDTPVRQSFLIEIAGKNNILNAVALTSTIFHAARAVGPIIAGFAINHFGFSICFTLNAVTFLPVVYVLIQMKITCDNKKSAPQSLFKEFSEGLTYVIKSRRIAFIMVTITVFSLFCIPYSHFLPLFIDKVFHSNVVGLGYLMSATGVGSLFAGFIIAYNRDIKNKRKFMSITGFLLPFSLFTFCFVKNFTAAMFLLALTGFNLVSFLATANSYIQLKVSDSIRGRVMSVYTLMFLGMAPLGAALIGSLAQLWSIEKTIAVTTSISLSGFLIFRRKWA; encoded by the coding sequence ATGATAAGTGAAACTAAGCACAGATTTTCGGCTCTGTATGTGAAAGAGTTCAGGCATTATTTCTTAGCGCAGGCAATATCGCTTTCCGGGACGTGGATACATCAGACGGCGGCCGGATGGCTTATGTACTCGCTGACAAAATCAGCGCTTTATCTTGGGCTACTTGGCATGTCGCTTTCCCTGCCGATTCTTTTATTTACCCTGATAGGGGGAGTGCTGGCCGACAGGTTTAAAAAAAGAGAGCTTCTTATACTGACTCAGGCTCTGTCAATTATCCCTGCTGCGATTCTTGCACTGCTGCTGGCTTTTAATATGATAAAAGTATGGGAAATCATAGCGGTCTCGTTTTTTCTTGGCACAATTAACTCCATAGACACTCCTGTAAGACAGTCATTTCTGATTGAAATAGCAGGGAAAAACAATATTTTAAATGCTGTTGCGCTGACCTCTACGATTTTTCATGCGGCACGGGCTGTGGGCCCAATAATTGCCGGATTTGCAATAAACCACTTTGGATTTTCAATATGTTTTACTTTAAATGCCGTTACCTTTCTGCCTGTTGTATATGTCCTCATACAAATGAAAATCACTTGTGACAACAAAAAATCCGCTCCACAAAGCCTGTTTAAAGAGTTTTCAGAGGGTTTGACGTATGTTATAAAGTCCCGGCGCATTGCCTTTATCATGGTAACAATAACGGTTTTTAGCCTTTTTTGCATACCGTATAGCCATTTTTTACCGCTTTTCATAGACAAGGTGTTTCACTCAAATGTTGTGGGGCTGGGTTACCTGATGTCGGCAACAGGCGTAGGCTCACTGTTTGCGGGCTTTATTATTGCGTACAACCGAGATATTAAAAACAAAAGAAAGTTCATGTCCATAACTGGTTTTCTGCTGCCGTTTTCGTTGTTTACATTTTGTTTTGTAAAAAACTTTACGGCTGCAATGTTTCTTTTAGCACTGACAGGCTTTAATTTAGTCTCATTTCTGGCTACAGCCAACAGTTACATTCAGCTTAAGGTATCTGACTCAATCAGGGGCAGGGTCATGAGCGTTTACACCCTGATGTTTCTTGGCATGGCTCCCCTTGGCGCAGCCCTGATTGGCTCTTTGGCACAACTCTGGAGTATAGAGAAAACCATTGCCGTCACAACAAGTATAAGTCTCTCCGGTTTTCTGATTTTTAGAAGAAAATGGGCTTAA